GTTCCAAGCTACCAGCCTACCGCCGTTGCTTCTTGCTCGATCCGCGACGCACGGTTGATGGTCATGGTGGGAGAGGCTTGCGAGGCGGTGGTGTCCCATGGGCTGCTGCGCCAAGGCGGGGGAGGTTCAGGAGGAGACGGATGCGACGGCGGGGTATCTGAGACGGCCGGGTCGTCGTCCTCGCTGTTCTCGTCGACGTCTAGCCAGCTGACcgacgaggaggacggcgacggcgcgacgtcctcctccccgccggGCCGTGGCGTCTCGTCGTCGTCCTTGCCCTCCTTGACGTCGTCCGGGTTGGAAACCATGCAGATGGACGGCGCCGCCGGCGGACCGCTCTACGAGCTGTCGACGATGCTGGACCACCTCCCCGCCCTCAGGTGCGCGCGTGCACGTCTCAACGAAagtacatacatgcatgcatgtgatccGTGACCGTGAGGTTCCAAGGGTAACAACATAAGGCTCCGTTTCGCTGTGC
The sequence above is drawn from the Phragmites australis chromosome 10, lpPhrAust1.1, whole genome shotgun sequence genome and encodes:
- the LOC133931257 gene encoding protein OXIDATIVE STRESS 3-like; protein product: MVMVGEACEAVVSHGLLRQGGGGSGGDGCDGGVSETAGSSSSLFSSTSSQLTDEEDGDGATSSSPPGRGVSSSSLPSLTSSGLETMQMDGAAGGPLYELSTMLDHLPALRTGLSKYYQGRSQSFTSLVDVSCVEDLAKKIAPYTRRMKASRGYTAALGVKDRLSRTIAKKAPRASPGRLLSRARSTGLLRSNGKPPANQGKREVYRC